A region of Periophthalmus magnuspinnatus isolate fPerMag1 chromosome 13, fPerMag1.2.pri, whole genome shotgun sequence DNA encodes the following proteins:
- the socs9 gene encoding suppressor of cytokine signaling 9, producing the protein MSLPKDPGNRGKERERGARPKVRQSRSEERRDTGAGRKSGKAKKKGLTAHEPTAERPVSDGFEYGELLNELETRDNLSFSPLQESWRWQGSEGTGSVLGQERAVMRPGLGTVSSVAELPASGDVEGRGPNNSRTLRQKIQDAMGQCFPIKTHNSAAATPAPPLSSSTTCPSSRRKIHLSELMLDDCPFPVGSELAQKWYLIKQHTAPITQPPILDSAVACSAPLAAMATVVEDVDDKLRERRRISIEQGVEPPPNAEIHTFEVTAQMNQHYKHGPKLAHGMNDLAGGDRASALQQQLLLQRQQQHQLLLQSCLDTLDEVVAASASAAAHAGDSDSSESSEITATDLPSRAIVPHTESHKCNDGYRIHTQIDYIHCLVPDLLQITNLPCYWGVMDRYEAETLLEGKPEGTFLLRDSAQEDYLFSVSFRRYGRSLHARIEQWNHNFSFDVHDPSVFHAPTVTGLLEHYKDPNSCMFFEPLLSNPISRTHPFSLQHICRAVISSCTTYDGINILPIPNSLKKHLKEYHYKQRVRVRRMDTWWE; encoded by the coding sequence ATGTCATTACCAAAGGATCCAGGCAAtcgggggaaagagagagagcggggagcACGTCCTAAAGTTAGACAGAGCCGGTCAGAAGAGAGACGGGATACAGGTGCTGGGCGAAAATCTGggaaagcaaagaaaaaaggccTTACTGCTCATGAACCCACGGCAGAGCGTCCAGTGAGTGATGGCTTTGAGTATGGGGAGCTCCTAAATGAGCTAGAAACCAGGGACAATTTGTCATTTTCCCCTCTGCAGGAGAGCTGGAGGTGGCAGGGATCAGAAGGCACTGGCTCTGTATTAGGACAGGAGAGGGCAGTAATGAGGCCAGGGCTTGGTACAGTAAGCTCTGTGGCAGAATTACCCGCATCTGGAGATGTTGAGGGCAGAGGACCCAACAACAGCCGCACCTTAAGGCAAAAGATTCAAGATGCAATGGGCCAGTGTTTTCCAATCAAGACACACAACAGTGCAGCTGCCACACCAGCACCTCCCCTTTCATCATCAACAACCTGTCCATCCTCAAGGCGTAAGATCCATCTGAGTGAGCTGATGCTGGATGATTGCCCTTTCCCTGTAGGATCAGAGTTGGCTCAAAAGTGGTACCTCATTAAGCAGCATACAGCCCCCATTACACAGCCACCTATACTGGATTCTGCTGTAGCTTGCAGTGCTCCACTTGCTGCTATGGCCACAGTGGTGGAGGATGTTGATGACAAGTTGCGAGAACGTCGTCGAATCAGCATCGAACAAGGTGTTGAACCTCCACCCAATGCAGAGATCCACACATTTGAGGTGACTGCTCAAATGAACCAGCATTACAAACATGGCCCTAAACTGGCTCATGGCATGAATGATTTAGCAGGAGGTGACCGGGCCAGTGCCCTCCAGCAGCAGCTGCTTctgcagaggcagcagcagcaccagctcctcctccagagctGCCTCGACACTCTAGATGAGGTGGTGGCGGCGTCTGCCTCCGCGGCTGCCCACGCCGGGGACTCCGACTCAAGTGAGAGCTCTGAAATTACAGCCACTGACCTGCCATCAAGAGCCATAGTGCCTCATACAGAGTCTCACAAATGCAATGATGGCTACCGCATTCACACTCAGATCGACTACATTCACTGTTTGGTTCCAGACCTGCTCCAAATAACCAATCTGCCTTGTTACTGGGGCGTGATGGACCGCTACGAGGCAGAGACACTGCTGGAGGGAAAGCCTGAAGGAACATTCCTGCTCCGTGACTCTGCTCAGGAGGACTACCTCTTCTCTGTGAGCTTTCGCCGCTATGGCCGCTCGCTGCATGCACGTATTGAACAGTGGAACCATAACTTTAGCTTTGACGTCCACGACCCCAGTGTGTTCCATGCTCCCACTGTCACTGGTTTGTTGGAACACTACAAGGACCCAAACTCTTGCATGTTCTTCGAGCCTCTTCTATCCAACCCCATCTCCCGTACTCACCCTTTCAGCTTGCAGCACATTTGCCGAGCTGTAATAAGCAGCTGTACAACCTATGATGGTATTAATATACTTCCCATTCCTAATTCTTTGAAAAAACATCTGAAAGAGTATCACTACAAGCAGAGGGTGCGTGTACGAAGAATGGACACCTGGtgggaataa